A part of Myxococcus landrumus genomic DNA contains:
- a CDS encoding TlpA disulfide reductase family protein has product MRLLLPVLLGALSLTGCARSKMPPLTTDKPGGAGASEGVVTRTGPLTFQVKHYPGGEPYDLTSDRGRVVLLEVWATWCEPCRDALPFYENLGREYASRGLKVYALNIDEDPRAIAPFLKEVKVSLPILLDENAQVAERTLKVRGMPTLYLIDKRGLVRFIHEGFGEEFLAKYQSEIETLLAEPAP; this is encoded by the coding sequence ATGCGCCTCCTGCTCCCGGTCCTCCTCGGTGCCCTGTCGCTCACGGGCTGTGCTCGCTCCAAGATGCCGCCGCTCACGACGGACAAGCCGGGCGGCGCGGGGGCCTCGGAAGGAGTGGTGACCCGCACGGGGCCGCTGACCTTCCAGGTGAAGCACTACCCGGGCGGCGAGCCGTATGACCTGACGAGCGACCGGGGCCGCGTGGTGCTGCTCGAGGTGTGGGCCACCTGGTGCGAGCCCTGCCGGGACGCGCTGCCCTTCTACGAGAACCTGGGCCGCGAGTATGCGAGCCGGGGGCTCAAGGTCTACGCGCTCAACATCGACGAAGACCCCAGGGCCATCGCGCCGTTCTTGAAGGAGGTGAAGGTCTCGCTGCCCATCCTCCTCGACGAGAACGCCCAGGTGGCCGAGCGCACGCTCAAGGTTCGCGGGATGCCCACCCTGTATCTCATCGACAAGCGCGGGCTGGTGCGCTTCATCCATGAGGGGTTCGGTGAGGAGTTCCTCGCCAAGTACCAGTCGGAAATCGAGACGCTGCTGGCCGAGCCCGCGCCGTAG
- a CDS encoding AraC family transcriptional regulator, translated as MPASPKEFAGRPEPRDAQGPDVLADVLDSMRLSTIMYGRFELSGPWGIRFCEKPCAHLVLIAHGSARLDVEGIPHTVLLSAGDLALLPQGVSHTLRDAEGSPLHLLGQGECQRALGVGPIRLGGGGERTSLVTGSFRLGAAPHTLLFEQLPRLVHVTAEAPSLASAAQLLITESTSSSPGATVVMSRLADILLVQALRLHIASAQNQEQPGLGALADPQIGKALSLIHEQPAAPWTVESLAAAVALSRSGFAARFTSLVGKPPLEYLARWRMTKAAQLLRESETPLSELATVIGYQSEASFNRAFKRWEGSSPGAYRREHRQRASAP; from the coding sequence ATGCCAGCCAGTCCAAAAGAATTTGCAGGGCGTCCAGAGCCGCGCGATGCGCAGGGCCCGGATGTCCTCGCCGATGTGCTGGACTCGATGCGCCTGTCGACCATCATGTATGGCCGCTTCGAGCTGTCCGGCCCCTGGGGCATCCGGTTCTGCGAGAAGCCTTGCGCGCACCTGGTCCTCATCGCGCACGGCAGCGCCCGCCTGGACGTCGAGGGAATCCCACACACGGTCCTCCTGTCGGCCGGAGACCTGGCCCTGCTTCCCCAAGGGGTCAGCCACACGCTCCGCGACGCGGAGGGCAGTCCCCTTCACCTCCTCGGACAAGGCGAGTGCCAGCGCGCGCTCGGCGTGGGGCCGATTCGGCTCGGAGGAGGGGGTGAGCGCACATCCCTCGTCACGGGCTCCTTCCGGCTCGGCGCCGCGCCGCACACGCTGCTGTTCGAGCAGCTCCCTCGCCTCGTCCACGTCACCGCGGAGGCTCCGTCCCTGGCGTCGGCGGCCCAGTTGCTCATCACCGAGAGCACCTCGTCGAGCCCGGGGGCCACGGTCGTCATGAGCCGGCTCGCGGACATCCTGCTCGTGCAGGCCCTGCGCCTCCACATCGCGTCAGCGCAGAACCAGGAGCAGCCCGGGCTCGGCGCACTCGCGGACCCGCAGATTGGAAAGGCCCTCTCGCTCATCCATGAGCAGCCCGCGGCACCGTGGACTGTCGAGAGCCTCGCGGCGGCCGTCGCCCTCTCCCGCTCCGGCTTCGCGGCGCGCTTCACCTCGCTCGTCGGCAAGCCGCCACTGGAGTACCTCGCGCGGTGGCGCATGACCAAGGCCGCGCAGCTCCTCCGGGAGAGCGAGACCCCGCTGAGCGAGCTCGCGACGGTCATCGGCTATCAGAGCGAGGCCTCCTTCAATCGGGCCTTCAAGCGCTGGGAAGGAAGCAGCCCGGGCGCGTACCGGCGTGAGCACCGCCAGCGAGCCTCGGCTCCGTGA
- a CDS encoding S66 peptidase family protein produces MKRPVRWLKPLPLRPRDTVHVVAPSGPFDRPTFEAGLAFIAERYSPIHRPDLFAAHRYLAGDDTRRAEELAHALTDTSARATFCARGGYGSARLLPRLPLADAAPSLFTGFSDLTSVHGALQAHGRVSIHGPVLTQLGKQPPEVREYFFRLLESPEAPPPLTGSATYVPGSAQGHLVGGNLSVLACLLGTPYLPPLDGAMLLLEDVTERPYRLDRMWTQLRLAGVFSRVRGIVLGDFTSCEERDASYSSADVLQDLAREEGLPCAAGFPIGHGTLNYPVALGTQVHLDADAARLTFLEGAVRS; encoded by the coding sequence ATGAAGCGCCCCGTGCGTTGGCTCAAGCCCCTCCCGCTCCGCCCCCGCGACACCGTCCACGTCGTCGCCCCCTCCGGCCCCTTCGACCGCCCCACCTTCGAAGCCGGACTGGCCTTCATCGCCGAGCGCTACTCCCCCATCCACCGCCCCGACCTCTTCGCCGCCCACCGCTACCTCGCCGGTGACGACACCCGCCGCGCCGAAGAGCTCGCCCACGCCCTCACGGACACCTCCGCCCGCGCCACCTTCTGCGCCCGCGGCGGCTACGGCAGCGCCCGCCTCCTGCCCCGTCTCCCCCTCGCCGACGCCGCCCCCAGCCTCTTCACCGGCTTCTCCGACCTCACCTCCGTCCACGGCGCCCTCCAGGCCCACGGCCGCGTCTCCATCCACGGACCCGTCCTCACCCAGCTCGGCAAGCAGCCCCCCGAGGTCCGCGAGTACTTCTTCCGCCTCCTCGAATCCCCAGAAGCCCCACCCCCACTGACGGGCTCCGCCACCTACGTCCCCGGCTCCGCCCAGGGCCACCTCGTCGGCGGCAACCTCTCCGTCCTCGCGTGCCTCCTCGGCACCCCGTACCTGCCACCCCTCGACGGCGCCATGCTCCTCCTCGAGGACGTCACCGAGCGCCCCTACCGCCTCGACCGGATGTGGACCCAGCTGCGCCTCGCCGGCGTCTTCTCGCGCGTGCGCGGCATCGTCCTCGGCGACTTCACCTCCTGCGAGGAGCGCGACGCCTCCTACTCCAGCGCCGACGTCCTCCAGGACCTCGCTCGCGAGGAAGGCCTCCCCTGCGCCGCGGGCTTCCCCATCGGCCACGGCACCCTCAACTACCCCGTGGCCCTGGGCACCCAGGTCCACCTCGACGCGGACGCGGCCCGCCTCACCTTCCTCGAAGGAGCCGTGCGCTCATGA
- the mrdA gene encoding penicillin-binding protein 2: MAPRTLVADTPGRDFRKRFLWLGIAMVSGMALLALQLYRLQIAQAEEYAAKSVANFVKEVRLRADRGAIKDVRGTILVDSRPSFDAFLTPAFCQACAEKVIPKLAELLRMDDAQRQRLETLARVGRRNGPFQPVPILVDLTRDEYDRLNARRNELDGVDIVPVPHRNYRTGSLLSHVIGYMNEITQEELERFNADGASYSRGDYVGRRGLERYFESQLRGTDGVRQEVVDARGQTLEAFNGLLTSDTTRAPVPGHNIILSLDMRLQEAVEHIFPGIAGAVVVIDVSTGFIRALVSRPGFDPNLLTGRITPEQMGALARDPLQPMINRVTAEHYAPGSIFKVVTALAAFKSGQFSPHTVINCPGGYRLGTRVWRCHRDAGHGPRDGREALMSSCDVWYYKVADVLGLDPISEMGRLLGFGQPTGIGVMAEVPGVMPTSGYHDRVTPGGYFKGAALNSSIGQGDDAVTVMQMALMYSAIANGGTLYKPQLVARLEDAAGRVVTESEPEVVRKVDIPEAHLKAVKEGLVATVNEGGGTAFASRLRDVVVAGKTGTAQVARIGAVRLRTQQMDYYMRHHAWFAGFAPADKPEIAVVILNEHGGGGSSDAAPTGLEVIAKYFELKKQDAEAPPPLVNAPYVRSTPAKKRAPN, translated from the coding sequence GTGGCTCCTCGAACGCTCGTCGCAGACACACCAGGAAGGGACTTCCGGAAGCGATTCCTCTGGTTGGGTATCGCGATGGTCTCCGGCATGGCGCTGTTGGCCCTCCAGCTCTACCGCCTGCAAATCGCGCAGGCGGAGGAGTACGCGGCGAAGAGCGTGGCGAACTTCGTCAAGGAGGTGCGCCTCCGGGCGGACCGAGGCGCCATCAAGGATGTCCGAGGCACCATCCTCGTCGACAGCCGCCCCTCCTTCGACGCCTTCCTGACCCCGGCCTTCTGTCAGGCCTGCGCGGAGAAGGTGATTCCCAAGCTGGCCGAGCTCCTGCGGATGGACGACGCCCAGCGCCAGCGCCTGGAGACCCTGGCGCGAGTGGGCCGCCGCAATGGCCCCTTCCAGCCGGTCCCCATCCTCGTCGACCTGACGCGCGACGAGTACGACCGGCTCAATGCGAGACGCAACGAGTTGGACGGCGTGGACATCGTCCCCGTCCCGCACCGCAACTACCGGACCGGAAGCCTGCTCAGCCATGTGATTGGCTACATGAACGAAATCACCCAGGAGGAGCTGGAGCGGTTCAACGCGGATGGCGCCAGCTACTCCCGAGGTGACTACGTCGGACGTCGCGGCCTGGAGCGGTACTTCGAATCACAGCTCCGGGGGACGGATGGCGTGCGCCAGGAAGTGGTCGACGCGCGCGGCCAGACGCTGGAGGCGTTCAATGGCTTGCTGACGTCGGACACGACGCGCGCGCCCGTCCCCGGCCACAACATCATCCTCTCCCTGGACATGCGGCTCCAGGAGGCCGTCGAGCACATCTTCCCCGGCATCGCCGGAGCCGTGGTGGTCATCGACGTGAGCACGGGCTTCATCCGCGCGCTCGTGTCCCGGCCGGGCTTCGACCCGAACCTCCTGACGGGCCGCATCACTCCGGAGCAGATGGGCGCGCTCGCCCGAGACCCGCTCCAGCCGATGATCAACCGCGTCACGGCGGAGCACTACGCGCCCGGGTCCATCTTCAAGGTCGTCACCGCGCTGGCCGCCTTCAAGTCCGGACAGTTCAGCCCCCACACCGTCATCAACTGCCCCGGCGGCTACCGGCTGGGGACTCGCGTGTGGCGGTGCCATCGGGACGCGGGCCATGGGCCCCGCGATGGCAGGGAGGCGCTGATGTCCTCCTGCGACGTCTGGTACTACAAGGTCGCGGACGTGCTGGGCCTCGACCCCATCTCGGAGATGGGGCGCTTGCTGGGATTTGGACAGCCCACCGGCATCGGCGTCATGGCCGAGGTCCCTGGCGTGATGCCCACCAGCGGCTACCACGACCGGGTCACCCCCGGCGGCTACTTCAAGGGGGCCGCGCTGAACAGCTCCATCGGCCAGGGCGATGATGCTGTCACCGTGATGCAGATGGCACTGATGTACTCCGCCATCGCCAACGGAGGCACGCTCTACAAGCCGCAGCTCGTGGCCCGCTTGGAGGACGCGGCGGGCCGGGTCGTCACCGAGTCGGAGCCGGAGGTGGTGCGCAAGGTGGACATTCCCGAGGCCCATCTGAAGGCCGTCAAGGAAGGGCTCGTCGCCACGGTGAACGAGGGCGGCGGAACGGCCTTCGCGTCGCGCCTGCGGGATGTCGTCGTCGCCGGGAAGACAGGCACGGCGCAGGTGGCGCGCATCGGCGCGGTGCGATTGAGGACGCAGCAAATGGACTACTACATGCGCCACCACGCCTGGTTCGCGGGCTTCGCTCCCGCGGACAAGCCGGAGATTGCCGTCGTCATCCTCAACGAGCATGGCGGCGGTGGATCCTCGGATGCGGCGCCGACGGGGCTCGAGGTCATCGCGAAATACTTCGAGCTGAAGAAGCAGGATGCAGAGGCGCCCCCTCCGCTGGT
- a CDS encoding alpha/beta fold hydrolase has translation MFRTILAVAVLLAAVPNLAHAQSKPKGARVAVNGMQMYYEVSGKGAPLIVLHGAYMNIPSMGAIIPKLAKTHQVYALEFQGHGRTTDIDRPITYPNLADDVAAFMDAVGLKKADVFGYSLGAAAALQLAIRHPEKVNKLAAASVSYDAEGMQPEFKEFIPHMKVEMFLEMPFAKEYPKLAANPKGFPELARKLIAIEKEPMAWGEQVKALKTPVLIISGDADVTTLEHTVSMFRLLGGGGAGDMGKPLPASRLAILPATSHTAVITQVDALHAVIEPFLKGVTPKGMFAAE, from the coding sequence ATGTTCCGCACGATTCTCGCTGTCGCAGTCCTGCTCGCCGCCGTCCCGAACCTGGCCCACGCGCAATCCAAGCCGAAGGGTGCCCGCGTCGCGGTGAATGGCATGCAGATGTATTACGAGGTGTCCGGCAAGGGCGCCCCGCTCATCGTCCTTCACGGCGCCTACATGAACATCCCGTCGATGGGCGCCATCATCCCCAAGCTCGCGAAGACGCATCAGGTCTACGCGCTCGAGTTCCAGGGCCATGGCCGCACCACGGACATCGACCGGCCCATCACCTACCCGAACCTGGCGGACGACGTCGCGGCCTTCATGGACGCGGTGGGCCTCAAGAAGGCGGACGTGTTCGGCTATTCGCTGGGAGCCGCCGCCGCGCTGCAGCTCGCCATCCGCCACCCGGAGAAGGTGAACAAGCTGGCCGCCGCCTCGGTCTCCTACGACGCCGAGGGCATGCAGCCCGAGTTCAAGGAGTTCATCCCGCACATGAAGGTGGAGATGTTCCTCGAGATGCCGTTCGCGAAGGAGTACCCGAAGCTCGCCGCCAACCCGAAGGGGTTCCCGGAGCTGGCGCGCAAGCTCATCGCCATCGAGAAGGAGCCCATGGCGTGGGGTGAGCAGGTCAAGGCGCTGAAGACGCCGGTGCTCATCATCTCCGGGGATGCCGACGTCACGACCCTCGAGCACACCGTCTCGATGTTCCGTCTCCTCGGCGGTGGCGGCGCGGGCGACATGGGCAAGCCGCTGCCGGCCTCGCGCCTGGCCATCCTGCCGGCGACGTCTCACACCGCGGTCATCACCCAGGTGGACGCGCTCCACGCCGTCATCGAGCCCTTCCTCAAGGGCGTCACCCCGAAGGGGATGTTCGCCGCGGAGTAG
- a CDS encoding serine hydrolase domain-containing protein has protein sequence MSTPPEKHPVAVLQTLLEEAVNIGVFPAAQAVVLHRGVQVFGGVAGNVSGDTRFDLASLTKVISTTALFLRLWTEGKVGPDTLVSRFFPHTPVGDAGATVADLLYHRSGLPPFVPFFAQALTQHPELLDATCPSATRARVRDEVIQAAASTPLAAAPRTRSAYSDVGFILLGEILSRAANAPLDTLFSRHVAEPLDLTARFHRLTDFPADSLPAPTGATRPREPAPGQETLWSNVPTQPTRPGEVDDDNAWVMDGVAGHAGLFGTAVDVARFGQALLEGCSGKHSALAPGPLWHRVLATDPLVEGSTRSMGFDSPSKVGSSAGRFLGDSPPGAVGHLGFTGTSLWVDLRRSLVVALVTNRVAHGRQEVRIRDFRPVFHDFVVEALGLTATSQGTHG, from the coding sequence ATGAGCACTCCTCCAGAGAAACACCCCGTCGCCGTCCTCCAGACGCTCCTCGAAGAAGCCGTGAACATCGGCGTCTTCCCCGCCGCCCAGGCCGTCGTCCTCCACCGGGGCGTCCAGGTCTTCGGCGGCGTCGCGGGCAATGTCTCGGGCGACACGCGCTTCGACCTCGCCTCGCTCACCAAGGTCATCAGCACGACGGCGCTGTTCCTCCGCCTGTGGACCGAGGGAAAGGTCGGACCCGATACCCTCGTGTCCCGCTTCTTCCCCCACACCCCCGTGGGCGACGCGGGCGCCACCGTCGCGGACCTGCTCTACCACCGCTCCGGCCTGCCCCCCTTCGTCCCCTTCTTCGCCCAGGCCCTCACCCAGCACCCCGAGCTGCTCGACGCCACCTGCCCCTCGGCCACTCGCGCCCGCGTCCGCGACGAGGTCATCCAGGCCGCGGCAAGCACCCCGCTCGCCGCCGCGCCGCGCACCCGCTCGGCCTACAGCGACGTGGGCTTCATCCTCCTCGGCGAGATTCTCTCCCGCGCCGCCAACGCCCCGCTCGACACGCTCTTCTCCCGCCACGTCGCCGAGCCGCTCGACCTCACCGCCCGCTTCCACCGCCTCACCGACTTCCCCGCCGACTCCCTCCCCGCCCCCACCGGCGCCACGCGTCCCCGCGAGCCCGCGCCCGGCCAGGAGACTCTGTGGAGCAACGTGCCCACCCAGCCCACGCGCCCGGGGGAGGTCGATGACGACAACGCCTGGGTGATGGACGGCGTCGCCGGGCACGCGGGCCTCTTCGGCACCGCCGTGGACGTGGCCCGCTTCGGCCAGGCCCTCCTCGAGGGCTGCTCCGGCAAGCACTCCGCGCTCGCGCCCGGCCCCCTCTGGCACCGCGTGCTCGCCACGGACCCGCTCGTGGAGGGCAGCACCCGCTCCATGGGCTTCGACTCGCCCTCGAAGGTCGGCTCCAGCGCGGGCCGCTTCCTGGGCGACTCACCTCCGGGCGCCGTCGGGCACCTGGGCTTCACCGGAACGAGCCTCTGGGTGGACCTGCGCCGCTCGCTGGTGGTGGCGCTCGTCACCAACCGCGTCGCGCACGGACGCCAGGAGGTGCGCATCCGCGACTTCCGGCCCGTCTTCCATGACTTCGTCGTGGAGGCGCTCGGCCTCACCGCTACCTCGCAGGGAACACATGGCTGA
- a CDS encoding inositol monophosphatase family protein produces MVAKALETPAALRRTTEEGARLAGRILADRFLGERIIELKGGIDLVTDADRASEEALLAFIRERHPTHAILAEESGATAGTDGLRWLVDPLDGTTNYAHRVPHFCVSVAVEGPGGMLAGAVYDPMLDELFSAAKGEGATLNGRPLRASTVASLHQALLCTGFPYDVRERPEGPVGLFTRFVLRAQGMRRTGSAAMDLAYVAAGRFDGFFEFGLKPWDIAAGSLLVEEAGGVIRHVTGAPFNVMRGDVIASAPALAPVLLSEAKSFIDEMGWTPRA; encoded by the coding sequence ATGGTTGCCAAGGCCCTCGAGACTCCCGCCGCCCTGCGCCGCACCACGGAGGAAGGGGCCCGGCTGGCCGGGCGCATCCTCGCCGACCGCTTCCTGGGCGAGCGCATCATCGAGCTCAAGGGCGGCATCGACCTGGTGACGGACGCGGACCGGGCCTCGGAGGAGGCGCTGCTCGCCTTCATCCGCGAGCGCCACCCCACCCACGCCATCCTCGCCGAGGAGAGCGGCGCCACCGCGGGCACGGATGGACTGCGCTGGCTGGTGGACCCGCTCGATGGCACCACGAACTACGCCCACCGCGTGCCGCACTTCTGCGTCAGCGTCGCGGTGGAGGGCCCTGGTGGGATGCTCGCGGGGGCCGTGTATGACCCGATGCTCGACGAGCTCTTCTCCGCCGCGAAGGGAGAAGGCGCCACGCTCAACGGCCGGCCGCTGCGAGCCAGCACCGTCGCCTCGTTGCACCAGGCGCTCTTGTGCACGGGCTTCCCCTACGACGTGCGTGAGCGTCCCGAAGGCCCCGTGGGACTCTTCACCCGCTTCGTCCTGCGAGCCCAGGGCATGCGCCGCACGGGCAGCGCCGCCATGGACCTGGCCTATGTCGCCGCGGGTCGGTTCGATGGCTTCTTCGAGTTCGGCCTCAAGCCGTGGGACATCGCCGCGGGCTCGCTGCTCGTGGAGGAGGCCGGAGGTGTCATCCGCCACGTCACCGGCGCGCCCTTCAACGTGATGCGCGGGGATGTCATCGCCTCCGCGCCCGCGCTCGCCCCGGTGCTGCTCTCCGAGGCCAAGAGCTTCATCGACGAGATGGGCTGGACGCCTCGCGCGTAG
- the mpl gene encoding UDP-N-acetylmuramate:L-alanyl-gamma-D-glutamyl-meso-diaminopimelate ligase produces the protein MADDNGNVLDTLEPGSVRRVHLVGVAGTGMGSFAGMLKAAGYEVTGSDENVYPPMSDMLKAWGIPASSPYRPENLDAAKPDLVIIGNVIRRVNPEATAVRERGLKQMSFPAALGSLFLERAHSVVVAGTHGKTTTSSMMAHVLVEAGRDPSFLVGGVTQNYAGNYRVGKGAHFVVEGDEYDTAYWDKGSKFLHYRPRTAILTSVEFDHADIFKDLPHYEATFQKFVRLIPQDGQLIVCAAYPNAVKLAREGCQGRVITYIAKEGADADYVPRDVSFGAEGARFQVVEKGQVLGTVVLPMGGLHNVENALSVIAAARGLGLSFDEIAQGLSTFRGVKRRQEPRGEPGGILVVDDFAHHPTAVRETIAAIHHRYPERRLWAIFEPRSNTSRRNIHQEDYAHAFTGAARASLKVPERHDKVPVGEELDVPRLVKDLQAQGIAAEGSTDVQSLVDLVARESRAGDILLVMSNGAFGGFIEKLLVALRARAGETA, from the coding sequence ATGGCTGACGACAACGGCAACGTCCTCGACACCCTCGAACCCGGCAGCGTGCGCCGCGTCCACCTGGTGGGCGTGGCAGGCACGGGCATGGGCTCCTTCGCCGGCATGCTCAAGGCCGCCGGCTACGAAGTCACCGGCAGCGACGAGAATGTCTACCCACCCATGAGCGACATGCTCAAGGCGTGGGGCATCCCCGCGTCCTCACCGTACCGGCCAGAGAACCTGGACGCCGCGAAGCCGGACCTCGTCATCATCGGCAACGTCATCCGCCGCGTGAATCCCGAGGCCACCGCCGTCCGCGAGCGCGGCCTCAAGCAGATGAGCTTCCCCGCCGCGCTCGGCTCACTCTTCCTCGAGCGAGCGCACTCCGTCGTCGTCGCCGGCACCCACGGCAAGACGACGACGTCCTCGATGATGGCGCACGTCCTCGTCGAGGCCGGAAGAGACCCGTCCTTCCTCGTGGGCGGCGTCACCCAGAACTACGCGGGCAACTACCGCGTCGGCAAAGGCGCGCACTTCGTCGTCGAGGGCGACGAGTACGACACGGCCTACTGGGACAAGGGCTCCAAGTTCCTCCACTACCGCCCGCGCACGGCCATCCTCACCAGCGTGGAGTTCGACCACGCGGACATCTTCAAGGACCTGCCCCACTACGAGGCCACGTTCCAGAAGTTCGTCCGGCTCATCCCGCAGGACGGGCAGCTCATCGTCTGCGCCGCATACCCCAACGCCGTGAAGCTCGCGCGCGAGGGCTGCCAGGGCCGAGTCATCACGTACATCGCGAAGGAAGGCGCGGACGCGGACTACGTCCCTCGCGACGTGTCCTTCGGTGCCGAGGGTGCGCGCTTCCAGGTGGTGGAGAAGGGCCAGGTGCTCGGCACGGTGGTGCTGCCCATGGGCGGGCTGCACAACGTGGAGAACGCGCTGTCCGTCATCGCCGCCGCGCGCGGGCTGGGCCTGTCCTTCGACGAAATCGCCCAGGGCCTGTCCACGTTCCGAGGCGTGAAGCGCCGGCAGGAGCCTCGCGGCGAGCCGGGTGGAATCCTCGTGGTGGACGACTTCGCGCACCACCCCACGGCGGTGCGAGAGACCATCGCCGCCATCCACCACCGCTACCCCGAGCGCCGCCTGTGGGCCATCTTCGAGCCCCGCTCCAACACCAGCCGCCGCAACATCCACCAGGAGGACTACGCCCACGCCTTCACCGGCGCGGCGCGCGCGAGCCTCAAGGTGCCGGAGCGGCATGACAAGGTGCCCGTCGGCGAGGAGCTCGACGTGCCTCGGCTGGTGAAGGACCTCCAGGCCCAGGGCATCGCCGCCGAGGGCTCCACCGACGTCCAGTCCCTCGTGGACCTGGTGGCTCGCGAGTCCCGCGCGGGGGACATCCTGCTCGTGATGAGCAACGGCGCGTTTGGCGGCTTCATCGAGAAGCTGCTCGTGGCGCTGCGGGCGCGTGCGGGGGAGACTGCCTGA
- a CDS encoding alkene reductase, translated as MSNTSKLLSPFRVGGLELKNRMVMAPMTRSRALVDGNVPNPLAPAYYAQRASAGLLITEATQVSPQGVGYIRTPGLHSPEQVVGWRKVTEAVHAAGGVIFAQLWHVGRVSHPDFHDGRLPVAPSAIGYEGEVFTFQGKKRAVTPRALETGELPGIVEQFRRAAENARSAGFDGVEVHGSNGYLLDQFLRDGSNQRTDAYGGSIENRARFPLEVARAVVDVWGAERVGYRLLPQSFPYAGVMDSTPVETFTYMARELSRLGLGYLHVTESVSGPETPRPEERISPKLREVFRGTFMVNGAYDARTGEAAIAQGEADLVAYGVPFLANPDLPERFRRQAPLNPADRSTFFTGDEKGYADYPALR; from the coding sequence ATGTCAAACACATCGAAGCTGTTGTCTCCCTTTCGTGTCGGCGGTCTCGAGCTGAAGAACCGGATGGTGATGGCGCCCATGACGCGCAGCCGGGCGCTGGTCGACGGCAACGTGCCCAATCCCCTGGCGCCGGCCTACTACGCGCAGCGGGCCTCCGCCGGGCTCCTCATCACCGAGGCCACCCAGGTCAGCCCTCAAGGCGTGGGGTACATCCGCACGCCCGGTCTGCACTCGCCCGAACAGGTGGTGGGCTGGAGGAAGGTGACGGAGGCTGTCCACGCGGCGGGTGGAGTCATCTTCGCGCAGCTGTGGCACGTGGGACGGGTCTCGCATCCGGACTTCCACGACGGCCGCTTGCCCGTGGCGCCCTCGGCCATCGGCTACGAGGGCGAGGTCTTCACGTTCCAGGGGAAGAAGCGCGCCGTGACGCCGAGGGCGCTGGAGACCGGCGAACTTCCCGGCATCGTCGAGCAGTTCCGGCGCGCCGCGGAGAACGCCCGGAGCGCCGGCTTCGATGGCGTCGAGGTGCACGGCAGCAATGGCTACCTGCTGGACCAGTTCCTGAGGGATGGCTCCAACCAGCGCACGGATGCGTATGGCGGGAGCATCGAGAATCGGGCTCGCTTCCCGCTGGAGGTGGCGCGCGCGGTGGTGGATGTCTGGGGCGCGGAGCGGGTGGGCTACCGGCTCCTGCCGCAGTCTTTCCCCTATGCGGGAGTGATGGACTCCACGCCGGTCGAGACGTTCACCTACATGGCTCGCGAGCTGAGTCGGTTGGGGTTGGGCTATCTGCACGTGACTGAGTCCGTGTCGGGCCCGGAGACCCCGCGCCCGGAGGAGCGCATCTCCCCGAAGCTGCGCGAGGTGTTCCGGGGCACGTTCATGGTGAATGGCGCCTACGACGCGAGGACGGGCGAGGCGGCGATTGCCCAGGGAGAAGCCGACCTGGTGGCGTACGGCGTGCCGTTCCTCGCGAACCCGGACCTGCCGGAGCGCTTCCGTCGACAGGCCCCGCTCAATCCCGCGGACCGCTCCACCTTCTTCACGGGTGACGAGAAGGGCTACGCGGACTACCCGGCGCTGCGGTGA